Proteins encoded within one genomic window of Variovorax sp. OAS795:
- a CDS encoding DUF5682 family protein, whose product MAIAGEDGRLPAALDAARLRLFGEDGIFFVPVRHHSPACAFALRALLREIRPAAVLIEGPDDLGALLPLLQHAQTSAPVAWLCQSTREVPVDDPDPEVDARTRTESRTSFFPFCDYSPEWIAVREGAALGARLGLIDLPWADKAWHRSESDDEEEGDARGAARSLMEERHFAHSRYLGAMASQLGCADHQELWDRLFELRATAALCDWRAFFGDVFSWCAMARLDYEPEVLEAELSLPRERHMAAHIRRWRNEVEGPIVVVTGGFHTLELIAQWREAKPSKAPAAREAPAGAWLIRYSFERLDALNGYASGMPSPGYYQQVWERLEAGQPDPFTAVALDSLARFARQTREQDQADAVSTALVQAAAAQAMRLAALRGNAGPGRQDLLDAIRSCFIKGAIDEGTRGFTADLRNFLSGTRIGDVPPSAGSPPLIEDARRLARQAGVRLDDSTARVARLDLYRKPSHRERSRFFHAMAYLDAGLGTWLAGPDFLGNSRLHLLFEEWRAAWSPLVEARLIELAADGASVEAVCMARLQKEEDALCGQGRGRSASAAVALLLRACLVGLQSRLPQLLSMLSTHLDEDASLGSVVDCGHRLVTLWRAREPLGVQQHPQLLGLLERVWPAALFLLPDAGACAEEGEAGAVKQMLSLRELGRLLASLQGEQGQARDDAIDLGLLRAQLERFASGAQAAPGVAGAASALLYLDGHWDEQALDTVVRQRFGPGAQPREAVRFLNGVMAAAPELLLRLPALLEGLDGLVQAWDAEAFIAHLPDLRQAFTRLKPQETSDLAGRVAALHGMNEAEGGALDQMHYDTTEQDMLEGAQLQLALAECLRRDGLAGWLGAAQDKKNTENAS is encoded by the coding sequence CGTGCCGGTGCGGCACCACAGCCCGGCCTGTGCGTTCGCGCTGCGTGCGCTCTTGCGCGAGATCAGGCCCGCGGCCGTGCTGATCGAGGGGCCGGACGACCTCGGCGCGCTGCTGCCACTGCTGCAGCACGCGCAGACCAGCGCGCCGGTCGCATGGCTCTGCCAGAGCACGCGCGAGGTGCCGGTCGACGATCCCGACCCCGAGGTCGACGCAAGGACGCGCACCGAATCGCGCACATCCTTCTTTCCGTTCTGCGACTACAGCCCCGAGTGGATCGCCGTGCGCGAAGGCGCGGCGCTGGGCGCGCGGCTCGGCCTGATCGATCTTCCGTGGGCCGACAAGGCCTGGCACCGCAGCGAGAGCGACGACGAAGAAGAAGGCGATGCTCGCGGCGCCGCGCGCAGCCTGATGGAAGAGCGCCATTTTGCGCACAGCCGCTACCTTGGCGCCATGGCCTCGCAGCTGGGCTGCGCCGATCACCAGGAGCTCTGGGACCGGCTCTTCGAACTGCGCGCCACCGCCGCACTTTGCGACTGGCGCGCATTCTTCGGCGACGTCTTCAGCTGGTGCGCGATGGCGCGGCTCGACTACGAACCCGAGGTGCTCGAGGCCGAGCTGAGCCTGCCGCGCGAGCGCCACATGGCGGCGCACATCCGCCGCTGGCGCAACGAGGTCGAGGGCCCGATCGTGGTCGTCACCGGCGGCTTCCACACGCTCGAACTCATCGCGCAGTGGCGTGAAGCCAAGCCCTCCAAGGCGCCGGCCGCCAGGGAAGCGCCGGCCGGCGCCTGGCTGATCCGCTACAGCTTCGAGCGGCTGGACGCGCTCAACGGCTATGCCTCGGGCATGCCGTCGCCCGGCTACTACCAGCAGGTGTGGGAGCGCCTCGAGGCCGGCCAGCCCGATCCGTTCACCGCCGTGGCGCTCGACAGCCTGGCGCGCTTCGCACGCCAGACCCGCGAACAGGACCAGGCCGATGCGGTGTCCACCGCGCTGGTGCAGGCCGCGGCCGCGCAGGCCATGCGGCTCGCGGCGCTGCGCGGCAATGCCGGCCCGGGGCGGCAGGACCTGCTCGATGCGATCCGCTCCTGCTTCATCAAGGGCGCGATCGACGAAGGCACGCGCGGCTTCACGGCCGACCTGCGAAATTTTCTCAGCGGCACGCGCATCGGCGACGTGCCGCCTTCGGCCGGCTCGCCGCCGCTGATCGAGGACGCGCGCCGGCTCGCGCGCCAAGCCGGCGTGCGGCTGGACGACAGCACCGCGCGCGTGGCGCGGCTCGACCTGTACCGCAAGCCCTCGCACCGCGAGCGCAGCCGCTTCTTCCATGCCATGGCGTACCTCGACGCGGGGCTCGGCACCTGGCTCGCGGGCCCGGATTTCCTCGGCAACAGCCGCCTGCACCTGCTGTTCGAGGAGTGGCGCGCCGCATGGTCGCCGCTGGTGGAGGCGCGGCTGATCGAGCTCGCGGCCGACGGCGCGAGCGTCGAGGCCGTGTGCATGGCCAGGCTGCAGAAGGAAGAAGACGCGCTCTGCGGCCAGGGCCGCGGACGCAGCGCGAGCGCGGCCGTGGCGCTGCTCCTGCGCGCCTGCCTGGTCGGGCTGCAGTCGCGCCTGCCGCAGCTGCTCTCGATGCTTTCCACGCACCTCGACGAAGATGCCTCGCTGGGTTCGGTGGTCGATTGCGGGCATCGGCTCGTCACGCTGTGGCGTGCGCGCGAGCCGCTGGGCGTGCAGCAGCATCCGCAACTGCTCGGCCTGTTGGAGCGCGTGTGGCCCGCGGCGCTGTTCCTCTTGCCCGATGCGGGAGCGTGCGCCGAAGAGGGCGAGGCCGGCGCGGTGAAGCAGATGCTCTCGCTGCGCGAGCTCGGACGGCTGCTGGCTTCGCTGCAGGGCGAGCAGGGGCAAGCCAGGGACGACGCCATCGACCTCGGCCTGCTGCGCGCCCAGCTCGAACGCTTTGCGAGCGGCGCGCAGGCCGCACCCGGCGTCGCCGGCGCCGCCTCGGCCCTGCTGTACCTCGACGGGCACTGGGACGAGCAGGCGCTGGACACGGTGGTGCGTCAACGTTTCGGCCCGGGCGCGCAGCCGCGCGAGGCTGTGCGCTTTCTCAACGGGGTGATGGCCGCCGCGCCCGAGCTGCTGCTGCGCCTCCCGGCGCTGCTCGAAGGCCTCGATGGCCTGGTGCAGGCCTGGGACGCCGAAGCCTTCATCGCGCACCTGCCCGACCTGCGCCAGGCCTTCACGCGCCTCAAGCCGCAGGAGACTTCCGATCTGGCGGGCCGCGTGGCCGCGCTGCACGGCATGAACGAGGCCGAGGGCGGGGCGCTCGACCAGATGCACTACGACACCACGGAACAGGACATGCTCGAAGGCGCGCAATTGCAGCTCGCGCTTGCCGAGTGCCTGCGCCGCGACGGGCTGGCCGGATGGCTGGGCGCCGCGCAGGACAAGAAGAACACGGAAAACGCCTCATGA
- a CDS encoding FxLYD domain-containing protein: MTIDLQTLKCGECGSSALKRTGLNQYACQHCGSVTLVEDNVSDRLERVLEQVKDAAGERLAQAQSLKQKAVLRNAGIAVAALLGLGLVAMLASLIFAREGRPPAQRPVVAAVVDRSIPVEGLRLGEPRQVLVGNGGSAQARLLVVARNETGKPLERAGIKAVFYDGDTRLEERSETVPIGVLQPGESAPVLIDLPSGKTATRQELQVQRLSAPYRSAEGPRLAFERVRLVQQGTGAVRLVGRIAHAKDSGATLAGIEALVTLYDDAGRVIGIGHGYAQASELKPGARTSMDMNIRSFGRGAPVAAWDYRIGYSTLETGGARVAVLSADRVIRAVGAPEVFNPELRMGTEDLLADESERFDPEQLELLALVPGLSTIRQRTYMTELVNRSKDRIAIAPAAVISRYDGSKLDGTTVLAGPAYLYPGERFPVQVDPSRADRITQTRVEWKPMRRAALPGQRTPLEVTIESTRATTGSVLLNFSQRFAYKAVDVKGSVRNPGAGIVRKARVWVSLRDREGRLTGFKMVEDLPAIGPGESAPFEVSIQQQARDFATVDTGYQSTE; the protein is encoded by the coding sequence ATGACCATCGACCTCCAGACACTCAAGTGCGGCGAGTGCGGCAGCAGCGCGCTGAAACGCACCGGCCTGAACCAGTACGCCTGCCAGCATTGCGGCTCCGTGACGCTGGTGGAGGACAACGTCTCCGACCGGCTCGAACGCGTGCTCGAGCAGGTGAAGGACGCGGCGGGGGAACGGCTTGCACAGGCGCAGTCGCTCAAGCAGAAGGCGGTGCTGCGCAACGCGGGCATCGCCGTGGCGGCGTTGCTGGGCCTGGGGCTGGTGGCCATGCTCGCGAGCCTGATCTTCGCGCGCGAGGGACGTCCGCCTGCGCAGCGGCCGGTGGTGGCAGCGGTCGTCGACCGCAGCATTCCCGTCGAAGGGCTCAGGCTCGGCGAACCGCGCCAGGTGCTGGTGGGAAACGGCGGGTCGGCGCAGGCCAGGCTCTTGGTCGTGGCGCGCAACGAGACCGGCAAGCCGCTGGAGCGCGCCGGCATCAAGGCGGTGTTCTACGACGGCGACACCCGGCTCGAGGAGCGCAGCGAGACCGTGCCCATCGGCGTGCTGCAGCCCGGCGAGAGCGCGCCCGTGCTGATCGACCTGCCGAGCGGGAAGACCGCCACGCGCCAGGAGCTCCAGGTGCAGCGGCTCTCGGCACCCTACCGCTCGGCCGAGGGGCCGCGGCTCGCATTCGAGCGCGTGCGGCTGGTGCAGCAAGGCACCGGAGCCGTGAGACTGGTCGGCCGCATCGCCCACGCGAAGGACAGCGGCGCGACGCTCGCCGGCATCGAGGCGCTGGTCACGCTCTACGACGACGCCGGCCGCGTGATCGGCATCGGGCACGGCTACGCGCAGGCGAGCGAACTCAAGCCGGGCGCGCGCACGTCGATGGACATGAACATCCGCAGCTTCGGACGGGGAGCGCCGGTGGCCGCCTGGGACTACCGCATCGGCTACAGCACGCTCGAGACCGGTGGCGCGCGCGTGGCGGTGCTGAGCGCGGACCGCGTGATCCGGGCCGTGGGTGCGCCGGAGGTCTTCAACCCCGAGCTGCGCATGGGCACCGAAGACCTGCTGGCCGACGAGAGCGAGCGTTTCGACCCGGAGCAGCTGGAATTGCTTGCGCTGGTGCCCGGACTCAGCACGATCCGCCAGCGCACCTACATGACGGAGCTCGTGAACCGCAGCAAGGACCGGATCGCGATCGCACCCGCGGCGGTGATCTCGCGCTACGACGGCAGCAAGCTCGATGGAACGACCGTGCTCGCCGGTCCGGCCTACCTGTACCCGGGGGAGCGCTTTCCGGTGCAGGTCGATCCGTCGCGCGCCGACCGCATCACGCAGACCCGCGTCGAATGGAAGCCGATGCGGCGCGCGGCGCTGCCGGGCCAGCGCACGCCGCTGGAGGTCACCATCGAAAGCACCCGCGCCACCACCGGCAGCGTGCTGCTCAACTTCAGCCAGCGCTTCGCCTACAAGGCCGTGGACGTGAAGGGCAGCGTCAGGAATCCCGGTGCCGGCATCGTGCGCAAGGCGCGCGTGTGGGTGAGCCTGCGCGACCGCGAGGGCCGGCTCACGGGCTTCAAGATGGTGGAGGACCTGCCGGCCATCGGCCCGGGCGAGAGCGCACCGTTCGAGGTGAGCATCCAGCAGCAGGCGCGCGACTTCGCGACGGTCGACACCGGGTACCAGAGCACGGAATAG
- a CDS encoding LLM class flavin-dependent oxidoreductase, which translates to MIPFSILDLSPITEGSDAAQSFRNSLSLAQHGEALGYRRYWLAEHHGMPGIASAATAVLLAHIGAGTSTIRIGAGGVMLPNHSPLVIAEQFGTLESLYPGRIDLGLGRAPGSDQRTARALRRNLESDADQFPQDVVELMDFMSKAPQQPVRAVPGAGLEVPVWILGSSTFGAQLAAHLGLPYAFASHFAPQQLLQAIRIYRETFKPSAQLQKPYVMLGFNVFVADTDDEAEFRATSWQQAFVNLRSGRPGRLPPPVENYRQKVGPAENALLDSVLSCSAVGSPAKVREGVQAFIDRTGADELMITSQVFDHAARLRSYELLAGLRGQG; encoded by the coding sequence ATGATTCCGTTCTCGATCCTCGACCTTTCGCCGATCACCGAAGGCAGCGATGCCGCGCAGTCGTTCCGCAACTCGCTGTCGCTCGCGCAGCACGGCGAAGCGCTGGGCTACCGCCGCTACTGGCTGGCCGAGCACCACGGCATGCCGGGCATCGCGAGCGCGGCCACGGCGGTGCTGCTCGCCCACATCGGCGCGGGCACCTCGACGATCCGCATCGGCGCCGGCGGCGTGATGCTGCCCAACCATTCGCCGCTGGTGATCGCCGAGCAGTTCGGCACGCTCGAATCGCTGTACCCGGGGCGCATCGACCTCGGGCTGGGCCGGGCGCCGGGCTCCGACCAGCGCACTGCGCGCGCGCTGCGCCGCAACCTCGAATCCGACGCCGACCAGTTTCCACAGGACGTGGTCGAGCTGATGGATTTCATGTCCAAGGCGCCGCAGCAGCCGGTGCGCGCGGTGCCCGGCGCGGGGCTCGAGGTGCCGGTGTGGATTCTGGGGTCGAGCACCTTCGGCGCCCAGCTGGCGGCGCACCTGGGCCTGCCCTACGCCTTTGCCTCCCACTTTGCGCCGCAGCAGCTGTTGCAGGCGATCCGGATCTACCGCGAGACCTTCAAGCCCTCGGCCCAGCTGCAGAAGCCCTATGTGATGCTGGGCTTCAACGTGTTCGTGGCCGACACCGACGACGAGGCGGAATTCCGCGCCACCTCGTGGCAGCAGGCCTTCGTGAACCTGCGCAGCGGCCGTCCGGGACGCCTGCCGCCGCCGGTCGAGAACTACCGGCAGAAGGTCGGGCCGGCCGAGAACGCGCTGCTCGATTCGGTGCTCTCGTGTTCGGCCGTGGGATCGCCCGCCAAGGTGCGCGAAGGCGTGCAGGCCTTCATCGACCGCACCGGCGCCGACGAGCTGATGATCACCTCGCAGGTGTTCGACCATGCCGCGCGGCTGCGCTCCTACGAGCTCCTGGCCGGGTTGCGCGGCCAGGGCTGA
- the mnmA gene encoding tRNA 2-thiouridine(34) synthase MnmA, translating to MAAKQRIVVGLSGGVDSAVTAHLLKQQGHEVVGIFMKNWEDDDDSEYCSSNIDFVDAAAVADVLGIEIEHVNFAADYKDRVFAEFLREYKAGRTPNPDVLCNAEIKFKAFLDHAMRLGAGKIATGHYARVRLNEATGKHELLKGLDPSKDQSYFLHRLNQAQLSKTLFPVGELHKTEVRRIAEEIGLPNAKKKDSTGICFIGERPFREFLNRYISKEPGPIKDDRGRKLGEHQGLSFYTLGQRQGLGIGGVKDKGAQRGSGDHSPWFVARKDVEKNTLWVVQGHDHPWLLSSALAAGDASWVSGEAPAPGGYGSKARYRQADAACEMDAPAGDEAFSLRFGEPQWAVTPGQSAVLYDGERCLGGGVIV from the coding sequence ATGGCAGCAAAGCAACGGATCGTGGTCGGACTGAGCGGCGGGGTGGATTCCGCGGTGACGGCGCACCTGCTCAAGCAGCAGGGGCACGAGGTGGTCGGCATCTTCATGAAGAACTGGGAAGACGACGACGACAGCGAATACTGCTCGTCGAACATCGACTTCGTGGACGCGGCCGCCGTGGCCGACGTGCTGGGCATCGAGATCGAGCACGTCAACTTCGCGGCCGACTACAAGGACCGGGTGTTCGCCGAGTTCCTGCGCGAGTACAAGGCCGGGCGCACGCCCAACCCCGACGTGCTGTGCAATGCCGAGATCAAGTTCAAGGCCTTTCTGGACCACGCGATGCGCCTGGGGGCCGGGAAGATCGCCACCGGCCACTACGCCCGCGTGCGGCTGAACGAGGCCACCGGCAAGCACGAGCTGCTGAAAGGGCTCGACCCGTCGAAGGACCAGAGCTACTTCCTGCACCGGCTGAACCAGGCGCAGCTGTCCAAGACGCTGTTCCCCGTCGGCGAGTTGCACAAGACCGAAGTGCGCCGCATCGCGGAAGAAATCGGCCTGCCCAATGCGAAGAAGAAGGACTCGACCGGCATCTGCTTCATCGGCGAGCGGCCGTTCCGCGAGTTCCTCAACCGCTACATCTCCAAGGAACCGGGCCCGATCAAGGACGACCGCGGCCGCAAGCTCGGCGAGCACCAGGGCCTGAGCTTCTATACGCTGGGCCAGCGGCAGGGGCTGGGCATCGGCGGCGTGAAAGACAAGGGCGCGCAGCGCGGCTCGGGCGACCATTCGCCATGGTTCGTGGCGCGCAAGGACGTCGAGAAGAACACGCTGTGGGTGGTGCAGGGGCACGACCATCCATGGCTGCTGTCGTCCGCCTTGGCGGCAGGCGACGCGAGCTGGGTCTCCGGCGAGGCGCCCGCGCCGGGCGGCTATGGCTCGAAGGCACGCTACCGGCAGGCCGATGCCGCCTGCGAGATGGATGCGCCAGCGGGCGACGAAGCTTTCAGCCTGCGCTTCGGCGAGCCCCAATGGGCGGTCACGCCAGGGCAGTCGGCCGTGCTCTACGACGGCGAGCGCTGCCTCGGAGGCGGGGTCATCGTCTGA